From the genome of Excalfactoria chinensis isolate bCotChi1 chromosome 14, bCotChi1.hap2, whole genome shotgun sequence, one region includes:
- the TRAF7 gene encoding E3 ubiquitin-protein ligase TRAF7 isoform X1, translating to MSSNKNARFNRFSSGTSNITASENTNGTRMETTFGPAYSAVTTITKADGTNTFKQHRRTPSSSSTLTYSPRDEDDGMPPISTPRRSDSAISVRSLHSESNMSLRSTFSLHEEEEEPEPLVFAEQPSVKLCCQLCCSVFKDPVITTCGHTFCRRCALTSEKCPVDNAKLTVVVNNIAVAEQIGELFIHCKYGCRPAASSKPAAFEVDPRGCPFTIKLSVRKDHESSCDYRPVRCPNNPSCPPLLKMNLEAHLKECEHIKCPHSKYGCTFIGNQDTYETHLEMCKFEGLKEFLQQTDDRFHEMQVAMAQKDQEIAFLRSMLGKLSEKIDQLEKNLELKFDVLDENQSKLSEDLMEFRRDASMLNDELSHINARLNMGILGSYDPQQIFKCKGTFVGHQGPVWCLCVYSIGDLLFSGSSDKTIKVWDTCTTYKCQKTLEGHDGIVLALCIQGNKLYSGSADCTIIVWDIQNLQKVNTIRAHDNPVCTLVSSHNMLFSGSLKAIKVWDIVGTELKLKKELTGLNHWVRALVASQNYLYSGSYQTIKIWDIRNLECVHVLQTSGGSVYSIAVTNHHIVCGTYENLIHVWDIETKEQVRTLTGHVGTVYALAVISTPDQTKVFSASYDRSLRVWSMDNMICTQTLLRHQGSVTALAVSRGRLFSGAVDSTVKVWTC from the exons AGTGGCACATCAAACATCACTGCTTCAGAAAACACTAACGGG ACAAGAATGGAAACAACTTTTGGGCCGGCGTACTCTGCTGTGACGACTATCACAAAGG CTGATGGAACCAATACTTTTAAGCAGCATCGTCGGACTCCATCTTCCTCCAGTACACTCACCTACTCCCCACGAGATGAGGACGATGGCATG CCTCCGATCAGCACCCCACGCCGCTCTGACTCCGCTATCTCCGTCCGTTCATTGCACTCTGAGTCCAACATGTCCTTGCGCTCGACGTTCTCACTCcatgaggaagaggaggagccA GAGCCACTGGTGTTTGCTGAACAGCCATCTGTGAAGCTGTGCTGCCAACTGTGCTGTAGTGTGTTTAAGGATCCGGTCATCACAACCTGTGGG CACACGTTTTGTAGAAGATGTGCCTTAACATCTG AGAAGTGCCCTGTGGACAACGCCAAGCTGACTGTGGTGGTGAACAACATCGCGGTGGCCGAGCAGATCGGGGAGCTCTTCATCCACTGCAAGTATGGCTGCCggcctgcagccagcagtaaGCCTGCTGCCTTTGAGGTGGACCCCCGTGGATGCCCGTTTACAATTAAACTGAGTGTCAGGAA AGATCATGAAAGCAGCTGTGATTACAGGCCAGTTCGTTGCCCCAATAACCCCAGCTGCCCACCTCTCCTGAAAATGAACCTGGAGGCACACCTGAAAGAGTGCGAACACATCAAGTGTCCCCACTCCAAGTATGG GTGTACATTCATAGGAAATCAAGACACCTATGAGACCCACTTGGAGATGTGCAAGTTTGAGGGTCTGAAGGAGTTTCTGCAGCAGACAGATGATCGATTCCATGAGATGCAGGTGGCAATGGCACAGAAGGACCAGGAAATCGCCTTCCTGCGCTCCATGCTGGGGAAGCTCTCAGAGAAGATTGACCAGCTGGAGAAGAATCTGGAACTGAAGTTTG ATGTGCTGGATGAGAACCAGAGCAAGCTGAGCGAGGACCTGATGGAGTTCCGCAGGGATGCCTCCATGCTGAAC gatgAGCTCTCCCACATTAATGCTCGACTCAACATGGGCATCCTTGGAT CCTATGATCCTCAGCAGATCTTCAAGTGCAAGGGGACCTTCGTGGGGCACCAGGGCCCCGTCTGGTGTCTATGTGTTTACTCCATAGGAGATTTGCTCTTCAGCGGCTCTTCAGACAAAACCATTAAG GTGTGGGATACCTGTACCACATACAAGTGCCAAAAGACCCTGGAAGGTCACGATGGAATTGTACTGGCTCTCTGTATCCAAGG GAACAAGCTATACAGTGGCTCTGCTGACTGCACCATTATC GTCTGGGATATCCAAAACCTGCAGAAAGTGAACACAATCCGAGCTCATGACAATCCTGTTTGCACTTTGGTCTCCTCGCACAACATGCTGTTCAGCGGCTCCCTCAAAGCCATCAAG GTTTGGGATATTGTGGGTACTGAGCTCAAACTGAAGAAAGAGCTGACAGGTCTCAATCACTGGGTGCGAGCACTGGTGGCTTCTCAAAACTATCTGTACAGCGGATCATACCAAACCATCAAG ATTTGGGACATCCGAAACTTGGAGTGCGTGCATGTGCTGCAGACCTCAGGAGGCAGCGTCTATTCCATTGCAGTTACAAACCACCACATTGTGTGTGGCACCTACGAGAACCTCATCCAT GTCTGGGACATAGAGACCAAGGAACAAGTCCGCACACTGACTGGTCACGTGGGTACAGTTTATGCCCTTGCTGTCATCTCCACGCCAGATCAAACCAAAGTCTTCAGTGCATCGTATGACCGGTCTCTCAGG GTGTGGAGCATGGACAACATGATCTGTACTCAGACGCTGCTGCGGCACCAGGGCAGTGTCACTGCCCTTGCAGTTTCCAGGGGTCGCCTCTTCTCTGGCGCTGTGGACAGCACTGTAAAG GTCTGGACGTGCTAG
- the TRAF7 gene encoding E3 ubiquitin-protein ligase TRAF7 isoform X2: MSSNKNARFNRFSSGTSNITASENTNGTRMETTFGPAYSAVTTITKADGTNTFKQHRRTPSSSSTLTYSPRDEDDGMEPLVFAEQPSVKLCCQLCCSVFKDPVITTCGHTFCRRCALTSEKCPVDNAKLTVVVNNIAVAEQIGELFIHCKYGCRPAASSKPAAFEVDPRGCPFTIKLSVRKDHESSCDYRPVRCPNNPSCPPLLKMNLEAHLKECEHIKCPHSKYGCTFIGNQDTYETHLEMCKFEGLKEFLQQTDDRFHEMQVAMAQKDQEIAFLRSMLGKLSEKIDQLEKNLELKFDVLDENQSKLSEDLMEFRRDASMLNDELSHINARLNMGILGSYDPQQIFKCKGTFVGHQGPVWCLCVYSIGDLLFSGSSDKTIKVWDTCTTYKCQKTLEGHDGIVLALCIQGNKLYSGSADCTIIVWDIQNLQKVNTIRAHDNPVCTLVSSHNMLFSGSLKAIKVWDIVGTELKLKKELTGLNHWVRALVASQNYLYSGSYQTIKIWDIRNLECVHVLQTSGGSVYSIAVTNHHIVCGTYENLIHVWDIETKEQVRTLTGHVGTVYALAVISTPDQTKVFSASYDRSLRVWSMDNMICTQTLLRHQGSVTALAVSRGRLFSGAVDSTVKVWTC; encoded by the exons AGTGGCACATCAAACATCACTGCTTCAGAAAACACTAACGGG ACAAGAATGGAAACAACTTTTGGGCCGGCGTACTCTGCTGTGACGACTATCACAAAGG CTGATGGAACCAATACTTTTAAGCAGCATCGTCGGACTCCATCTTCCTCCAGTACACTCACCTACTCCCCACGAGATGAGGACGATGGCATG GAGCCACTGGTGTTTGCTGAACAGCCATCTGTGAAGCTGTGCTGCCAACTGTGCTGTAGTGTGTTTAAGGATCCGGTCATCACAACCTGTGGG CACACGTTTTGTAGAAGATGTGCCTTAACATCTG AGAAGTGCCCTGTGGACAACGCCAAGCTGACTGTGGTGGTGAACAACATCGCGGTGGCCGAGCAGATCGGGGAGCTCTTCATCCACTGCAAGTATGGCTGCCggcctgcagccagcagtaaGCCTGCTGCCTTTGAGGTGGACCCCCGTGGATGCCCGTTTACAATTAAACTGAGTGTCAGGAA AGATCATGAAAGCAGCTGTGATTACAGGCCAGTTCGTTGCCCCAATAACCCCAGCTGCCCACCTCTCCTGAAAATGAACCTGGAGGCACACCTGAAAGAGTGCGAACACATCAAGTGTCCCCACTCCAAGTATGG GTGTACATTCATAGGAAATCAAGACACCTATGAGACCCACTTGGAGATGTGCAAGTTTGAGGGTCTGAAGGAGTTTCTGCAGCAGACAGATGATCGATTCCATGAGATGCAGGTGGCAATGGCACAGAAGGACCAGGAAATCGCCTTCCTGCGCTCCATGCTGGGGAAGCTCTCAGAGAAGATTGACCAGCTGGAGAAGAATCTGGAACTGAAGTTTG ATGTGCTGGATGAGAACCAGAGCAAGCTGAGCGAGGACCTGATGGAGTTCCGCAGGGATGCCTCCATGCTGAAC gatgAGCTCTCCCACATTAATGCTCGACTCAACATGGGCATCCTTGGAT CCTATGATCCTCAGCAGATCTTCAAGTGCAAGGGGACCTTCGTGGGGCACCAGGGCCCCGTCTGGTGTCTATGTGTTTACTCCATAGGAGATTTGCTCTTCAGCGGCTCTTCAGACAAAACCATTAAG GTGTGGGATACCTGTACCACATACAAGTGCCAAAAGACCCTGGAAGGTCACGATGGAATTGTACTGGCTCTCTGTATCCAAGG GAACAAGCTATACAGTGGCTCTGCTGACTGCACCATTATC GTCTGGGATATCCAAAACCTGCAGAAAGTGAACACAATCCGAGCTCATGACAATCCTGTTTGCACTTTGGTCTCCTCGCACAACATGCTGTTCAGCGGCTCCCTCAAAGCCATCAAG GTTTGGGATATTGTGGGTACTGAGCTCAAACTGAAGAAAGAGCTGACAGGTCTCAATCACTGGGTGCGAGCACTGGTGGCTTCTCAAAACTATCTGTACAGCGGATCATACCAAACCATCAAG ATTTGGGACATCCGAAACTTGGAGTGCGTGCATGTGCTGCAGACCTCAGGAGGCAGCGTCTATTCCATTGCAGTTACAAACCACCACATTGTGTGTGGCACCTACGAGAACCTCATCCAT GTCTGGGACATAGAGACCAAGGAACAAGTCCGCACACTGACTGGTCACGTGGGTACAGTTTATGCCCTTGCTGTCATCTCCACGCCAGATCAAACCAAAGTCTTCAGTGCATCGTATGACCGGTCTCTCAGG GTGTGGAGCATGGACAACATGATCTGTACTCAGACGCTGCTGCGGCACCAGGGCAGTGTCACTGCCCTTGCAGTTTCCAGGGGTCGCCTCTTCTCTGGCGCTGTGGACAGCACTGTAAAG GTCTGGACGTGCTAG
- the TRAF7 gene encoding E3 ubiquitin-protein ligase TRAF7 isoform X3 — protein MSLRSTFSLHEEEEEPEPLVFAEQPSVKLCCQLCCSVFKDPVITTCGHTFCRRCALTSEKCPVDNAKLTVVVNNIAVAEQIGELFIHCKYGCRPAASSKPAAFEVDPRGCPFTIKLSVRKDHESSCDYRPVRCPNNPSCPPLLKMNLEAHLKECEHIKCPHSKYGCTFIGNQDTYETHLEMCKFEGLKEFLQQTDDRFHEMQVAMAQKDQEIAFLRSMLGKLSEKIDQLEKNLELKFDVLDENQSKLSEDLMEFRRDASMLNDELSHINARLNMGILGSYDPQQIFKCKGTFVGHQGPVWCLCVYSIGDLLFSGSSDKTIKVWDTCTTYKCQKTLEGHDGIVLALCIQGNKLYSGSADCTIIVWDIQNLQKVNTIRAHDNPVCTLVSSHNMLFSGSLKAIKVWDIVGTELKLKKELTGLNHWVRALVASQNYLYSGSYQTIKIWDIRNLECVHVLQTSGGSVYSIAVTNHHIVCGTYENLIHVWDIETKEQVRTLTGHVGTVYALAVISTPDQTKVFSASYDRSLRVWSMDNMICTQTLLRHQGSVTALAVSRGRLFSGAVDSTVKVWTC, from the exons ATGTCCTTGCGCTCGACGTTCTCACTCcatgaggaagaggaggagccA GAGCCACTGGTGTTTGCTGAACAGCCATCTGTGAAGCTGTGCTGCCAACTGTGCTGTAGTGTGTTTAAGGATCCGGTCATCACAACCTGTGGG CACACGTTTTGTAGAAGATGTGCCTTAACATCTG AGAAGTGCCCTGTGGACAACGCCAAGCTGACTGTGGTGGTGAACAACATCGCGGTGGCCGAGCAGATCGGGGAGCTCTTCATCCACTGCAAGTATGGCTGCCggcctgcagccagcagtaaGCCTGCTGCCTTTGAGGTGGACCCCCGTGGATGCCCGTTTACAATTAAACTGAGTGTCAGGAA AGATCATGAAAGCAGCTGTGATTACAGGCCAGTTCGTTGCCCCAATAACCCCAGCTGCCCACCTCTCCTGAAAATGAACCTGGAGGCACACCTGAAAGAGTGCGAACACATCAAGTGTCCCCACTCCAAGTATGG GTGTACATTCATAGGAAATCAAGACACCTATGAGACCCACTTGGAGATGTGCAAGTTTGAGGGTCTGAAGGAGTTTCTGCAGCAGACAGATGATCGATTCCATGAGATGCAGGTGGCAATGGCACAGAAGGACCAGGAAATCGCCTTCCTGCGCTCCATGCTGGGGAAGCTCTCAGAGAAGATTGACCAGCTGGAGAAGAATCTGGAACTGAAGTTTG ATGTGCTGGATGAGAACCAGAGCAAGCTGAGCGAGGACCTGATGGAGTTCCGCAGGGATGCCTCCATGCTGAAC gatgAGCTCTCCCACATTAATGCTCGACTCAACATGGGCATCCTTGGAT CCTATGATCCTCAGCAGATCTTCAAGTGCAAGGGGACCTTCGTGGGGCACCAGGGCCCCGTCTGGTGTCTATGTGTTTACTCCATAGGAGATTTGCTCTTCAGCGGCTCTTCAGACAAAACCATTAAG GTGTGGGATACCTGTACCACATACAAGTGCCAAAAGACCCTGGAAGGTCACGATGGAATTGTACTGGCTCTCTGTATCCAAGG GAACAAGCTATACAGTGGCTCTGCTGACTGCACCATTATC GTCTGGGATATCCAAAACCTGCAGAAAGTGAACACAATCCGAGCTCATGACAATCCTGTTTGCACTTTGGTCTCCTCGCACAACATGCTGTTCAGCGGCTCCCTCAAAGCCATCAAG GTTTGGGATATTGTGGGTACTGAGCTCAAACTGAAGAAAGAGCTGACAGGTCTCAATCACTGGGTGCGAGCACTGGTGGCTTCTCAAAACTATCTGTACAGCGGATCATACCAAACCATCAAG ATTTGGGACATCCGAAACTTGGAGTGCGTGCATGTGCTGCAGACCTCAGGAGGCAGCGTCTATTCCATTGCAGTTACAAACCACCACATTGTGTGTGGCACCTACGAGAACCTCATCCAT GTCTGGGACATAGAGACCAAGGAACAAGTCCGCACACTGACTGGTCACGTGGGTACAGTTTATGCCCTTGCTGTCATCTCCACGCCAGATCAAACCAAAGTCTTCAGTGCATCGTATGACCGGTCTCTCAGG GTGTGGAGCATGGACAACATGATCTGTACTCAGACGCTGCTGCGGCACCAGGGCAGTGTCACTGCCCTTGCAGTTTCCAGGGGTCGCCTCTTCTCTGGCGCTGTGGACAGCACTGTAAAG GTCTGGACGTGCTAG